TAAACAGACGTATGCACGCAAAAATGAAACTGAagttcaaataaatgtgtgatgACTTCATGTGCGCAAACTTCAACACACTTTAGAACGTTGCACGCAAACACATATGCGTGCTCTAAATCTTGTAGATGTGAGGGACACGATTAAGTGTGAGCCGTGTAGGAAGTTGATGAGCTACGCAGTCGTTTATGTGATGGGTGAGTCCGTGCGATGGCGTAAACCGCAACGTGtgtgaggtgaggtgaggtgagCTCACCTATGCTGACGCTGGCGGGAAAAGCGGCGGCGGTAGCGAGCGCCAAGCCGAGCGCCAAAGCAAGTGGAGTCCTCATGGTTCTCGTCTCGTCTCACCTCGGCTTTCTCCTGGCTTGTGCACAGCCTCCGGAGCGAGCGCTGCAGCtgtcccacacacacacactcactcactttgtgtgtgtgtgagagagagagagagagagagagagaatgcaGGGTGGGCTTTCCCCACAACTTAGCTCCACCCCTTGGGTCCTCCTCCAATttagctcacacacacacacacacatccaactTTTTACCTCATCTCAATTGTTGCCATGAATCTTATGAGCAGAAACTTGATTCATATTGTCCGCTCTTGATTGTTAGCAGttcttcaaatcaaatcagccAATGTCTTAGCTCTTTTCCACATGATATGCCGTCTCACTGTGTGGACTGTCTCCAAAAATGTCGTTAGGACTTCAATGATCCAAGTTTGAGATCCGTCTGCATCGTAAAGTCGTGGACGCAGCCGCTTGGCGCCTGAGAGTCAGTCTCGTCTACCACGAGGGGGGCGGAGCTAGCGGCCCGCACAAGCGGAAAGTACATCTCAGGATGGCGCCATCTAATTAACCGgtccacttcctgtctgcGCTTGCACACGCCGCACGGCTCAGCGCGGCTGTCAAGCAGGCGGCACAATACATCGTTACTTATTCATGGGCATAACGCGTGCAGCCGGGACGAGGAAGTTGACCCGAAGTTTGCGACCAATTATGTTGACTCGACAGGAAATGGCGATGGCACGCGGCTGGAAGCCGGCCGCCTCGCTGTTTTATTCATGCGGGAGACCATTAACGGCGTTGGGCTCGCTCAGCGAGTCCGCCCCCCGCTGGTGGCGGGCCAGTGCAAAATAGTTGCTGGCTGCACCTAAGTGAGCTTTTTGATTTCTGACCACTTTTATACGTCCTACACTTcctgacaccccccccccccccaatcatCATCACCAAGTTGGGCGAAATGATTGACAGGAAAGAGTCACATGACCTCAACATCACGTGAGTATTAGCCAATGAGCTCTCTCTAACAGGAAGTTGGCTCGGTGCGATTCAAAGCTTCGTTACCATGACAACGCAAACACCTTGACTAATGGAGCAAGCGGCCATTAAAATACTTCACATGCATGAATGGTCCCACAATAACATCAATTATTTGTGGGTCGCGTGCATCTTTCATGAGCGTTTCACAcctgatgatgacatcatcaaatgtGTCCGTCAAGAGTGGCTTAAAATAGACATGCAAAGTTTATTTTGAGACTTCTGGACACACACTTAAACAGACTTTGGATTACGTAAACACGCACTCAGACACATTCGCCGTGTCCATTAGCCCGAGCATTTGTGGCCGTTTAGGGACGTTGGTGTGTGGCGTGTCACATGACCTGTCCacaatgtgtgtgttagcATCAGCCATTCCCCACAATTCAACGACGCCTTGGCGGGTCGTTTAATGTTCTCGTGAGCCCCGAGGAAGGCGAAgatcaagaaaataaatgaggaTGCGAGCGAGAGGAGGAAGGTGAAGACGAAAAGGACGGCATGAGGCGTGTTCTTGTGCCAGCTGGGGGCCTCGCAGGGCAacggggggaaggggggggggggggggttctcgAGCAACACAGCTGGGGGACGCCAGCGCAGGGCCCCCGGGCGAGACGTTCTGGAACATTCCCGGGAAGTCAACAGAACTGCCGAGATGGGCTCCGTGATGGCCGTGGTCACTTCTTTGCGTTCAGGGGACACGTTACGAAATCGTTCCCGTTTATCGACCCCGGTTGCCAGAATCTGtcgtatgcaaatgaggtccATTTGTCTCCATATGCCATCTGGGTGTTTTCCTTTCATCTTTTACTTCCTCAGCACCTTTCAAATGTCAAGATGACATCGTCAGGTCAGGCAACGTGCGCTTTGTTGTTCAAGCGCAGCAGCTTTGCGCCGAGGTGTGATGTTTATGCTGACTTCAGCGTGCGCGTTCAGCACAAACAAATTGCTCAGTTCCTGCGTGGGCGACGACGTCTTTTCCCCACCTAGCAGCCTTTGCGCTCCTCTCGTTCACTCCGCCTCCCCAGAATGGAACGTGTCTGTCAACCTTTGCTCATTAGCTCTTCAGCTGAGCGTGTGCGCGGCCGCGGGCGACGGGAAGCGGCTGACAAAAGTCTGCTGAACACGTGCACCTCATCCAATGCTACTCGCCATCAttataccagctcagtggcctagtggtagagtgtccgccctgagactggaaggttgtgggttcaaaccccggccgggtcataccaaagactataaaaatgggacccattgcctccctgcttggcactcagcattaagggttggaattggggggttagatcaccaactgattcccgagcgcggcaccgctgctgctcactgctcccctctcccccaggggatggattaaaatcacacggggatgggttaaatgcagaggacaaatttcaccacacccaggtgtgtgtgtgacgatcattgggactttaatctttaatctttaatctcgTCGTAATGCGAGCTCCTCTCCCTTCATTGTGGTCAGACAACAATCCTCCTCTCCGACTTGACTCCGCTCGGGCGGCTGGCTGATTCAAGTCGTTGTAGGGCCGGCGTACCCCAGGGAAGCGATCCGGCAccacttcttttttcttttcacgcTTCATCTCGGACCGAGTTGAGATGTCGACCGGAGAAGGAGGGGAGCGCACCCAACGCAAAAGTGAACCCGCTCTAAAGAAAACCATCATCAGAGGCAACCATTCGCACTTTGTCATATTCACAAAGAGGAGAAATAGTCGTTTGCTGAAAGGCGGGAAACGGGTCATGTCCGATGAGCTCATGTCAACCCAAAGGTCCGTTGAACAGAGTTGGCCCAAGATGACCGGTTGATTAAATGTACAAAAGCACGTTTGCGCTGGTGGacatcctcatcttcatcctcctcttcatcattaTCCTCATCATTATCGCCACGGTCTTCATCTCCCGCCTCTTCATCATCGTTCTGGCTTCCCTCTTCCAGTTTCCCTCCCTGGGGCCACTCGTGTTATGATGCTCGCACTTCCTGTTTACGGAGGTTCCTTCTGTTGAACaacttcatcctcctcctgctcctcatTATCCCAGattcctttttccctccctGGGGCCACTCTTGTTATGACGCTCTCATGTCTTGTTTGAGAAGGTTTCTCGTCTTGGTGGTCTTCATCATCCCCTTCCTCGTCgttttcatcctcctcctcctcatcatctgTGTCACCGCCTGTAGCAGTGCAGCTGTGCATTAGCTGACCCCTGACCTGCAGTGGCTGATCTTTGCTGCGCGAAAACATGTTGTCAACAtcaatcagtgtgtgtgtgtgtgtgtgtgtgtcccagtGGGGAATGGAGGTGACTTGAGAGCGGCAGCTGCACCCAACCAATAACTGTACAAGCCTGCGTGTGTGCACATATACACATGAGATTTATTGATTCCCACGAGAGCGGGAGAGAGAACAAGCGTGTAAATAcgcaaatttcattgtcaacaAAGTACCACTTACTCGCTTATAATTGGTGATTGCGCTTTTATTGGTTGATTTGATTATCCATCTGCCGCTTGGGTCACAGCTTCATCAGGgatatgtaattatttaggATTATGTATTTAATTGAAAGCCAATAAGTCGTAGCGCTCTGGCGCCCCTTGTGGTCCTTTTCCCAGTACTGCAGCAATCAAGTTGGAGCTTTCGagcagcacaggtgtcaaactgcGGTGCCCCCATTCGAGCGCTCCAGCAGCCCACTAGCCACCCTGAACATTTGAATCAATTGTGTTGGAGAAGGGAAACGTGcacccaaaaaataaagaacaggCAGGAAGTCACCGTTTAAGGGCCGcaatttgacacctgtgctctaaTGCATGAAGGAGTCATGACACCACAGCTTCATCACAAACAATGGAAGAAGTGAGGACGCCAAAGTATGTTTATTAGTTTGCTGGGTCAGCCTCCGCCCGAAAAGTGATGGGATGACACGGTTGGCACGGTGGCCATAGCAACAAGCCAGATGTATTGGCCAGGTTACAAGCGACGCGTCAGTAAGTCAcacagacaacaacaacacagaagGGTGGAGCACGCCGACAACAGCGACCTCAAAGCTCCTCCGCCGCCACGACCCACGTGGGCCGCACCCTCGTTCTGGTCCACCACATACACTGGAATgcggatacacacacacacactgtgatATATTGTATCTATACACACATACGTATCTTTTCGTCAGCCGAGTAGATTCCATTATCCCCGAAACAACCTACCCGTGTGTTTGGGCGGCCCCCCGTAGGTCTTGGGAGCATCCCAGCCTTGGGGGCCGACGTAGAAGGGGTTGGGGTAGCCGGGCGGGGTCAGGTACTCCTGTGGGCCCTGGTAGTAGGAAGAGGGCGCCGCCTGCGACCGACACTGATGTCATAAGACGTCGCCACACTAACGCCACTGAGCAAGCGTGTCCTTACCTGGTAGGGCGCGGCGGCCGCCAAGCTTCCAAAGCctactcgcacacacacacacacacacacacacaatttacaGGCTGTGAGCCACtgagttgacatttttgtcgtCAGCGCCCAATTCCATAACAGCCATTCACAAAGAAACATCCCAGCAATGCTTTGGTTCGGGTGCCTACCAATGCATCAGCGTGTTAGCAGAAGCCGTGCCATGAAACAGGCTGCtctcaaaatgaaattcattTGTGGAAAGTTCTTTGAAAACCgaaatacacaaaaataagCAAAACCAAGGTTATTATTACAGTCATTTGATAGATATTgacctatctatctatctatctatctatctatctatctatctatctatctatctatctatctatctatctatctaaccAGAAAAACCTTGGAGCAATTGGCACACACCTTGCGCTGGTGGAGGCGGGGCATACGGGGGGGGGTGGTCAGCGCTCATCTGGAAGGACAAAGTTGATATCACTGATGACGTCAGAGCAACACGCGCACTTTTTATGGGATGACTGCGCGAACAATGCTGCGCTGTCAGACACACATAGCAGCGCTAATCCAATTGAGATGCGTTGCCACGACAACAGTCTGTCCTTGCACTGTTGATTGTTGGACGGACGACGCTCGGAAAAGACGCATACACATAAAAATAGAAACTTTAGAATGCTGTAATACATCAAAATAATTGAAGGAAAAGTTTGTGTCGTTGACTGTTGcgcaacacaacttttaagcaCTTATTTGATCCATTCACACCTAAAAGCTttcatcaaatatttgatccaaaaatgttcatgtCAACATATTTGGATCAAGCAAGTTagtgcaagaagaagaagaagggcaAGTTACCTTTCCACTCAGCCGCACGTCCAACGTCAACGCTCTCAACGTCTGACGGCTCACGTGGCCTTGGGGGAGGTCACGCCTTCCTTTACGCCCTCCTCCCCTTCTTccttccctcctccctccAAGCAAGAAATATGTAGATGAAGATGTCTTACCGGAGTTAGGAGGATTACTGTAAGCTTTTGtgactgcccccccccccccccaaaaaaatggctgCATCCAATCAGATCAACACGAATTTATTTTTTCGGGAGACATCTGTGATCGCGTGACCACGCGTTGGCGGTCAGCAGGTAGTCCAAGCCGAGCTCTCCTGAGGGACCGACCGTCCTCCGTTGTTAGGAGGCGGCGGCATGCTTGCTGCGGAAGGTGTCCAAGAAGGCCATCATGCCCCTGCGAACACCGCTGCCGCTATAGCCACCATTTCCCTTCATAGGCGTCACCCCGCcactgctgccgccgccgccgccgctttggAAAGTGGCGCCATCCACCGAGTTGGCGCGTTTGACCTTGGGTCCGGTGGCATGCCAAAGCCGCCTCCTGGGCGGCGGCGTCTGAGCCACCAAACATTTCTGATACTGAACCTGAAAGGACCACGTGTCCTACATCAGTGGTGGGAAGTGACTAAGCACAAATACTTGGAGAGTTCAACTCTGATGGAATGCTAAGCTACGCTAAGCGAACTCACCACGCACGCCGCCCGGACTGCCTCGGACAAGGGGCCAGCGTCCGGCTCGCACCAGAAGACGTGACATTCGAAACGCTGCCGGCCGCCGTCCACGATGATGGCGAAGGTGCGACTGTCGTGACCGACGCCCAGGAAGCTGAGGAAACGCACCTGGCAAGCCCACACTGGCTCCTCCccttcctgctgctgctgctgctgctgctgctgctgcaggtcaaagttgcaaaataaaacaatgcagCTCACGTGCAAGTCAATAAAGCAAGTGTACCTTGAAGACAGACAGGACGTTGTCGGTCACGTGGATGACGGTGGCCTCCCACTCGTGGCGGCGGGTGCAGTTCATGATGCTCTCGATGGCCAAGTTTAACACCTCCATGCCTGCGGAATAGAAACGGGCATGCTTCAGAGCCAAGGGGTGCGCTGCGGCCCCGGATATCATGTGACATTCATGACGGGTACCCATGCCGCGGGACACGGGCAGGTTGCCAACGTAGTGGACGTCAAACTTGTGGACGCGCtgaagccccgcctccaggaaGTCCACTGAAAGACAGGAGGAGGAGTCAGCGGGCCGATCGGAGCGAAGCGGGCGACGCGGCTCGTCACCTTGTCGGGGCGGGTCCTCGGGCGAGACGCTGTACATGGAGAGAGAGCGGGACGTCTGCCGGGTCATCGTCTGAGGACGGACGGCAACGACGGGACATCATGGTCATCGCGTTCTCGCGCTCCGGTTCATTTACACATTGCTTCACTTAAATGCCACAACAGACGCATTTTGAAAAGTTGTTTCGAAAGATGCCGCACGTGATGTCATCGGGTGTGGCGCGCGTGACCCTCGCGCACGTGCGATAGCATCGTCACGCGGGCTCAATGTTGCGTGATGGTACGTGACATCACCATCACAGGACATGCATCATTGTCTGGCGTGTCTGTGTGACACGACCGACACGGTGCGTGACTGACCTGCGAGCACACGCGATGCAGCGCGGCGGCGACGGCCTTGGCGGGCGCGTCACAGCGGAACACGTGACACTTGAGGACGCAGCTATCCTTGTCGGCCGCCACAAAGGCAAAGTCCCTGAAGGCGAGCACACGCGCCGGCCGGTGACCGTCATTGTTCACCTGCGCCACCTTCACGACGACACGAGCCgcgtgggtgtgtgcgtgcgtgcgtgcgtgcgtacgtgcgtgcgtgcgtgcgtgcgtgcttgttACCTGTCCCTGCCGGTGCGGGCGTGGCGGCATTCAAAGAGACAGACGGGGATCAGTGACATGTTAGCCTAGCAAAGTGAGCTTGGTTTTAGCCTAGCGCCAAAAGCCAAGCAGGTGCCGTGTCTTGCGgtgagaagaggaggatggGCCAGAGAGCCCGTGAAGGTGCCGCCGCCGGCCGGCTCACCTGCCGTTGTTGCTGCCCACTCCCCATACGCGGATGTCGACGATTGGCTGGCGGTACAAGGGGGTGCGGTCTATCGGGTCCACCAGAGTTAGCGCGTCCCACTTCAGAAGCAGCTTCATCTCGCGGCCCtgtggacagacagacagacagatgtcCGTCAAAACTAACTGGCAGACAGGCGGAGCCGTGTCTCACCTCCCCCAAGACCCCATCCGTCTGCTCGCCGCCGTCGGACAGTTGCTGGATGACGTTGCCCACCGCCAGGCTGCTGCGGCCCGGCGACAAgtcgtcctcctccacctGCAGCCAGCCCAGCGAGCGCACCGAGAAACACTGCCGCACGCGGTTCGTAGACAGACCGgatgggcgggcgggcgggcggacggacgTCAACACAGACGGATGGGATTTGAAGATGGACAGATAACCATGAAGGAGAAGCCAGATGGCCACATGATGGGCAGATATGAAGACGTGAAGTGGACAGAAAGGAATAAATGAGACTAAGCAGAGATTAAATGTGATGCATTGTGTGTACCTGTGAGTCGTTGCCATAGCAACCAGAGGTGTCAGACCTTTGAGACCTACAACTGCAACAAATAGACATTGTGTGcatactgtgtgtgtgcgtgtatgtctgtgtgtgtgttacttgGTGTCAGGTGGGACTGCACTGAAGCCTGGTGGTCCTTGTTCGTCCTTCTAGGAGcaaacatcatcaaaaagaatTAGAAGACAAACAAGAGTCCACCTTTGCCACTAACGGAAAGcatcaaaaaaacaatccaattGGCCCACAGACAGAAAAGGGAATCCAAATCAAACGACTAGTTGTATCACGACAAAAAAAGACTTGCTACCTGTGCATCAAGCAGTGCTGGCTTCCCTTCCAAGCGAGGGTGCTGCCACTGGGTGGCGCCAGTGGGCACGTGCCAGTAGTAGGTTCCCGTGGAGTCGTTGATGGTCCTCCAGCCAGAGGGAAGATCTGGGTCAAGCAGAAGGTTCTGGTCCGTCCAGATGTTGTCTAATGAAGCCATAGCAAATGTGACATCAAACTCGGCTTCGGCCGCTccgccactagatggcgccagtgAGCGTCACAACATCCGGCCACCATCGTGtgtaatgtgtgtgcgtgttgttgttttttggggggggggggggggggctgactTGCGTTTAGCGTTCAAATGTGCTGCGTGTCAATCGATTGCAAGTCAATCACACCGCTGAACAGGAAGAGGCTTGAATAATTAATAAAGCAGCACAGACAGGAAGTGCAGTAGAGGCTTCTTTTCAACCTCTGCTTCTTAATTCTTCTTTAACTTCAGTCTTACTttgaaaatacagaaaatggtGTGCGCACATTGCAGTCAGGTTTGCGTGTGACAAAGTTGATTTTCCGAAAAGCTCTTACCGTCACTGTTAACAATGACGATGGCCAACATGTAGTCTTTGCCCATCATGGTTCCAATCAGCCGCTTGCCCTCCAgagtgcacacacactcataagcgccccccaacacacacacacacttcacacATAAACCTTCACACGCGTCCACAAACTCATAGGCCCGAATCAAGGTTTTTCAATTTCTCTGCGTGTCCTTGTTTCCACGGCAACAGCATCAGTCTGGTGTCCTTGTGTGATGGTCTTCTTGTCTCACTGATGGAGGGAGGAGACACTaccactccctccctccctccctccctcccagccGCTCTCCTCCCTCATGAACACGTCAACAATGACTGGCGCCTTCTTCCGGTGACGTCAAAGGCGCCGGGCTCTCGCCCCGCCTTCCGATGACGTCGCGCCACGACCTCATCAAATCTCATCGTCGAAGAATGACTTCATCGAACGCTAACACCGATTACCACTTGCCGACCCATACTCTAAACAGTAGGTGGCGGTAATGCTCCATTTGGTTCCCAACCGCCGGAAAGAAGAGGAATAGCACCTACGTCATCTTGacaccgcccccccccccactcctaACCCGGAAATAAAACTGCGCTGTTTGTATGTAGCTGGTTTGTAGGTGGCGCTTCGGTTATTTTAATGGCGTAGTTACAGAAAAGAGTCTCCTCAACTTCGACACATAATGGATGAAATGTATGTCAAGCCAGGTAGGATGATTAAGTATGAAGTTAGCAAATAGGTCACTTAAAATTGCCGTCGAGCCAGTGGCTTGATAGCTGCTAGCTAGCTGGCTACTAGCCCGACACGTCACACTCGACATGTTGCCATGTACACAGTCCAAGTTTGGTTCCCTTTGATAGTTACTAGTGACAGATTAATGAAATGACATATGTAACAACTTTGCATGCCGCCCTGACAAGGTAACTCATTAAATGAGTGATCATGGTCGTGTGATTGTCCAGGTAACCAGGAGCGAGGATGGAACGACCCCCCTCAATTCTCCTACGGTCTCCAGacggcccgcaccccacagaAGAACCTTCTGAACAAGAGGCCCACGCTGCCAGGTCTCACAGCGGTTCTTGTACATGTAGAGCGTTTGTCAGGCTGCACTTGTGTGTGGAGTGGCACCCACTGTGTTGTGGTCGACATGTCTCCTGACAGTCACCATTATCATGTGACTTCAAGTGTGTGGTGCCTCTGAAATGTTATCAACATGTATAGTGTTGTACATTGGGTTAGTTGCCTCAAGTTAGCCACGCTCATGTTGTACACAGTAGTGTGCCATCATCTTCTCCACGATTGATCGATAGATGCCGCCGCCCTTCCTACGACTCTTCCTTTGGCCCCCTCGGGTCCGCCGCCTTGTGGCTTGGCCCCTCCTCCTGCAGGTCAGACGCCGCCATTATGTTGTAGACTCATCGCTGAAGTTG
The sequence above is drawn from the Syngnathus acus chromosome 14, fSynAcu1.2, whole genome shotgun sequence genome and encodes:
- the apbb3 gene encoding amyloid-beta A4 precursor protein-binding family B member 3 isoform X6; protein product: MMGKDYMLAIVIVNSDDNIWTDQNLLLDPDLPSGWRTINDSTGTYYWHVPTGATQWQHPRLEGKPALLDAQKDEQGPPGFSAVPPDTNCRSQRSDTSGCYGNDSQCFSVRSLGWLQVEEDDLSPGRSSLAVGNVIQQLSDGGEQTDGVLGEGREMKLLLKWDALTLVDPIDRTPLYRQPIVDIRVWGVGSNNGRDRDFAFVAADKDSCVLKCHVFRCDAPAKAVAAALHRVCSQTMTRQTSRSLSMYSVSPEDPPRQVDFLEAGLQRVHKFDVHYVGNLPVSRGMGMEVLNLAIESIMNCTRRHEWEATVIHVTDNVLSVFKQQQQQEGEEPVWACQVRFLSFLGVGHDSRTFAIIVDGGRQRFECHVFWCEPDAGPLSEAVRAACVVQYQKCLVAQTPPPRRRLWHATGPKVKRANSVDGATFQSGGGGGSSGGVTPMKGNGGYSGSGVRRGMMAFLDTFRSKHAAAS
- the apbb3 gene encoding amyloid-beta A4 precursor protein-binding family B member 3 isoform X1, giving the protein MMGKDYMLAIVIVNSDDNIWTDQNLLLDPDLPSGWRTINDSTGTYYWHVPTGATQWQHPRLEGKPALLDAQKDEQGPPGFSAVPPDTNCRSQRSDTSGCYGNDSQCFSVRSLGWLQVEEDDLSPGRSSLAVGNVIQQLSDGGEQTDGVLGEGREMKLLLKWDALTLVDPIDRTPLYRQPIVDIRVWGVGSNNGRDRDFAFVAADKDSCVLKCHVFRCDAPAKAVAAALHRVCSQTMTRQTSRSLSMYSVSPEDPPRQVDFLEAGLQRVHKFDVHYVGNLPVSRGMGMEVLNLAIESIMNCTRRHEWEATVIHVTDNVLSVFKQQQQQQQQQEGEEPVWACQVRFLSFLGVGHDSRTFAIIVDGGRQRFECHVFWCEPDAGPLSEAVRAACVVQYQKCLVAQTPPPRRRLWHATGPKVKRANSVDGATFQSGGGGGSSGGVTPMKGNGGYSGSGVRRGMMAFLDTFRSKHAAAS
- the apbb3 gene encoding amyloid-beta A4 precursor protein-binding family B member 3 isoform X2, whose protein sequence is MMGKDYMLAIVIVNSDDNIWTDQNLLLDPDLPSGWRTINDSTGTYYWHVPTGATQWQHPRLEGKPALLDAQKDEQGPPGFSAVPPDTNCRSQRSDTSGCYGNDSQCFSVRSLGWLQVEEDDLSPGRSSLAVGNVIQQLSDGGEQTDGVLGEGREMKLLLKWDALTLVDPIDRTPLYRQPIVDIRVWGVGSNNGRDRDFAFVAADKDSCVLKCHVFRCDAPAKAVAAALHRVCSQTMTRQTSRSLSMYSVSPEDPPRQVDFLEAGLQRVHKFDVHYVGNLPVSRGMGMEVLNLAIESIMNCTRRHEWEATVIHVTDNVLSVFKQQQQQQQQEGEEPVWACQVRFLSFLGVGHDSRTFAIIVDGGRQRFECHVFWCEPDAGPLSEAVRAACVVQYQKCLVAQTPPPRRRLWHATGPKVKRANSVDGATFQSGGGGGSSGGVTPMKGNGGYSGSGVRRGMMAFLDTFRSKHAAAS
- the apbb3 gene encoding amyloid-beta A4 precursor protein-binding family B member 3 isoform X5, with amino-acid sequence MMGKDYMLAIVIVNSDDNIWTDQNLLLDPDLPSGWRTINDSTGTYYWHVPTGATQWQHPRLEGKPALLDAQKDEQGPPGFSAVPPDTNCRSQRSDTSGCYGNDSQCFSVRSLGWLQVEEDDLSPGRSSLAVGNVIQQLSDGGEQTDGVLGEGREMKLLLKWDALTLVDPIDRTPLYRQPIVDIRVWGVGSNNGRDFAFVAADKDSCVLKCHVFRCDAPAKAVAAALHRVCSQTMTRQTSRSLSMYSVSPEDPPRQVDFLEAGLQRVHKFDVHYVGNLPVSRGMGMEVLNLAIESIMNCTRRHEWEATVIHVTDNVLSVFKQQQQQQQQQEGEEPVWACQVRFLSFLGVGHDSRTFAIIVDGGRQRFECHVFWCEPDAGPLSEAVRAACVVQYQKCLVAQTPPPRRRLWHATGPKVKRANSVDGATFQSGGGGGSSGGVTPMKGNGGYSGSGVRRGMMAFLDTFRSKHAAAS
- the apbb3 gene encoding amyloid-beta A4 precursor protein-binding family B member 3 isoform X8; this translates as MMGKDYMLAIVIVNSDDNIWTDQNLLLDPDLPSGWRTINDSTGTYYWHVPTGATQWQHPRLEGKPALLDAQKDEQGPPGFSAVPPDTNCRSQRSDTSGCYGNDSQCFSVRSLGWLQVEEDDLSPGRSSLAVGNVIQQLSDGGEQTDGVLGEGREMKLLLKWDALTLVDPIDRTPLYRQPIVDIRVWGVGSNNGRDRDFAFVAADKDSCVLKCHVFRCDAPAKAVAAALHRVCSQTMTRQTSRSLSMYSVSPEDPPRQVDFLEAGLQRVHKFDVHYVGNLPVSRGMGMEVLNLAIESIMNCTRRHEWEATVIHVTDNVLSVFKQQQEGEEPVWACQVRFLSFLGVGHDSRTFAIIVDGGRQRFECHVFWCEPDAGPLSEAVRAACVVQYQKCLVAQTPPPRRRLWHATGPKVKRANSVDGATFQSGGGGGSSGGVTPMKGNGGYSGSGVRRGMMAFLDTFRSKHAAAS
- the apbb3 gene encoding amyloid-beta A4 precursor protein-binding family B member 3 isoform X7 — its product is MMGKDYMLAIVIVNSDDNIWTDQNLLLDPDLPSGWRTINDSTGTYYWHVPTGATQWQHPRLEGKPALLDAQKDEQGPPGFSAVPPDTNCRSQRSDTSGCYGNDSQCFSVRSLGWLQVEEDDLSPGRSSLAVGNVIQQLSDGGEQTDGVLGEGREMKLLLKWDALTLVDPIDRTPLYRQPIVDIRVWGVGSNNGRDRDFAFVAADKDSCVLKCHVFRCDAPAKAVAAALHRVCSQTMTRQTSRSLSMYSVSPEDPPRQVDFLEAGLQRVHKFDVHYVGNLPVSRGMGMEVLNLAIESIMNCTRRHEWEATVIHVTDNVLSVFKQQQQEGEEPVWACQVRFLSFLGVGHDSRTFAIIVDGGRQRFECHVFWCEPDAGPLSEAVRAACVVQYQKCLVAQTPPPRRRLWHATGPKVKRANSVDGATFQSGGGGGSSGGVTPMKGNGGYSGSGVRRGMMAFLDTFRSKHAAAS
- the apbb3 gene encoding amyloid-beta A4 precursor protein-binding family B member 3 isoform X4, yielding MMGKDYMLAIVIVNSDDNIWTDQNLLLDPDLPSGWRTINDSTGTYYWHVPTGATQWQHPRLEGKPALLDAQKDEQGPPGFSAVPPDTNCRSQRSDTSGCYGNDSQCFSVRSLGWLQVEEDDLSPGRSSLAVGNVIQQLSDGGEQTDGVLGEGREMKLLLKWDALTLVDPIDRTPLYRQPIVDIRVWGVGSNNGRDRDFAFVAADKDSCVLKCHVFRCDAPAKAVAAALHRVCSQTMTRQTSRSLSMYSVSPEDPPRQVDFLEAGLQRVHKFDVHYVGNLPVSRGMGMEVLNLAIESIMNCTRRHEWEATVIHVTDNVLSVFKQQQQQQQEGEEPVWACQVRFLSFLGVGHDSRTFAIIVDGGRQRFECHVFWCEPDAGPLSEAVRAACVVQYQKCLVAQTPPPRRRLWHATGPKVKRANSVDGATFQSGGGGGSSGGVTPMKGNGGYSGSGVRRGMMAFLDTFRSKHAAAS
- the apbb3 gene encoding amyloid-beta A4 precursor protein-binding family B member 3 isoform X3 produces the protein MMGKDYMLAIVIVNSDDNIWTDQNLLLDPDLPSGWRTINDSTGTYYWHVPTGATQWQHPRLEGKPALLDAQDEQGPPGFSAVPPDTNCRSQRSDTSGCYGNDSQCFSVRSLGWLQVEEDDLSPGRSSLAVGNVIQQLSDGGEQTDGVLGEGREMKLLLKWDALTLVDPIDRTPLYRQPIVDIRVWGVGSNNGRDRDFAFVAADKDSCVLKCHVFRCDAPAKAVAAALHRVCSQTMTRQTSRSLSMYSVSPEDPPRQVDFLEAGLQRVHKFDVHYVGNLPVSRGMGMEVLNLAIESIMNCTRRHEWEATVIHVTDNVLSVFKQQQQQQQQQEGEEPVWACQVRFLSFLGVGHDSRTFAIIVDGGRQRFECHVFWCEPDAGPLSEAVRAACVVQYQKCLVAQTPPPRRRLWHATGPKVKRANSVDGATFQSGGGGGSSGGVTPMKGNGGYSGSGVRRGMMAFLDTFRSKHAAAS
- the LOC119133662 gene encoding cysteine-rich and transmembrane domain-containing protein 1-like encodes the protein MSADHPPPYAPPPPAQGFGSLAAAAPYQAAPSSYYQGPQEYLTPPGYPNPFYVGPQGWDAPKTYGGPPKHTVYVVDQNEGAAHVGRGGGGALRSLLSACSTLLCCCCLCDLLTRRL